The window AGGATGGAGCAACTGCCAAAATTTGTTGCAGAATAAACTTTAGAAGAAGTTGGTGCTGAGTGTTTTGATGAACTAACTTCCAGATTATTTTTCACAAAGATTGAAGGTCATGACGATTCTTTTGTGATGCACGATCTGTTGCATGGCTTGGCAATATACCTTGCTGGAGGTTTCTATTGCAACTTAGAAGATCTTGAAGAGGAGGAGATAAGGATTCAGACTCGGCATTTGTGTGCAAGTTCACGTTATTGTAGCACAAAACTTTATAATTCTCGTTCTAAAGTAGAATCTTTGAGGACATTATTATTGTTTAATGACCAAATCTGGCATCATGAATTCAACATTGAAACGGCAATATGTGAGATATTATCAAAGTGTAAATACTTGAGAGCTTTATCCTTTGATGAACTCAATGTGTTGCCTAATTCAATAGGAGAATTGATCCATCTGCAACTTGAATCTCTCTGTGACAAGTATTGAGGTACTACCAGAATCGTTGTGCAACTTGATAATCTACAAACATTAATATTGTATCATTGTACTGAGTTGACCATAATGCCTAGTGGCATGCATAATCTTGTGAATTTACTGCTCCTTGATATTAGGGAAACTTGCTTGCAAGAAATGCCTAGAGGAATAAGCAAATTGAAACACTTGCGTATTTTAGATTACTTTGTGGTGGGCAAGCATGAAGATAATGGAATCCAGGAGTTAGGAGTGCTCTCAAATCTTCAAGGCTCATTTGAGATTAGGAAGTTGGAGAATGCTGCTGGTGCCAAAGAAGCAAAGAGAGCAAGGATGATGGATAAGATTCACATTGATGGATTAAGCTTGGAATGGTCTTCAGGTGCTGATATGGTTTCATTATCAAAcacacaaaatgaaataaaaattctGGAAAACTTGCAACCGCAAAATGGCTTGAAAATGTAGGGAATCAAGGGATACAAGGGTACAATATTTCCAGATTGGTTGCGCATTCTTCTTACCAAAACTTGACAATTGTAGGTCTGTTGTATTGCAAGAATTGCTGCAAGCTGCCTTCACTTGGAGAGCTGCTTCTCTTAATGTCCTGTACATTCAAGGTTTCGATCAATCTAGAGTGTTGGCATGGAGTTTTACAAGAACAAAGGCCATCATTCTTCTTCGTATATTACACCGTTTCCCTCACTTGAAACATTGGTGTTTGAGGATATGGCAAGTTGGGAGGAGTGGCACTTACCTGACTCAAACTTTTCCTCAGCTCAGGAAGCTTGAAATAAGAGATTGCCCAATGTTATAACTATATTTTGATTATCTTGCATTAATAGATTCTGCTGCATACTTAAGATACTTAACTATATTCATATTGCACAGTCAATTGTGATATTATTTAAAGAGACTGGCTATTATGATTTTATTGAGCAAGAAAGTTTTTTGATGGTATTTGATTCAATCGCCTTCTCAATACTATCAGTTGTTTTCTAAGTTGGAATATCCGTAAGCTAATGAAGTCCTTTAGTGAATAAATAATAGAGTAAAACCCCTCACCCGTCCCTAACCATTTATGAAATTGACCTAGCGCCCCCTCACGattggaaattaacaacgcgGTCCTTAACCATTCTCTCTATGTGACCAAAAGGACCCTCTTACCGGTACTTTCGATTAAGAGGGTCCTTTCAGTCACACAAAGAGAATGGATAAGGACCGTGTTGTTATTTTCTAATAGTGAGGGGACCGGGGAGGGATtttacttaaaattaaaaaataaataaaaaaagcatTGTTTTAAGTTTTGCATCTAATGCATTCTGTCATATTTTACATGTGAACGGAGAGCAAACAACGTCAAACTTAATAGATAGCACGAAATCATTAACAACGAGACTTAACACAAAAGTGATAATTATTTGGGTTGATTAAGCATTATTATGTCTTGGATTTAGGGTTTTAAGAACGACATGTATGTTCTATATTGTTGAAcctaaaaaaaaagttagttcaAGATTATTAATCCATACACCTTTTTTCTAGAAAAATTAAACTGCTTTTCTTATTAGTGAAATTAAATTCATCAGCCATAATTTTAATAGTAGGGTTACACGTAGAGACTAACTattctttttagatttttagaagtGATATTTGTTTCATCCAAATGTTCATGATAtgactaattaattttaatttaattttacgtattttaattttgtttatttagttactaatttgaattttatgtcaGAGGATTTAGAGTTTTCTTTATTTAACCTAAAGTTGAGTGAGTTTCTTCGATTTAATTTCCAAACCAGTGAACAAATTATATTGAGGTATTTCTTTCTTATTGCATCAAgtaattgaatacaaagagaatcagttgatcttttattcaatttcttGATGCAACAAGAAAGAAATACCTCAATCTAATTTGTTCATTTGGAAATTAAATCGAAGAAACTCACTCAACTTTAGGTTAAATAAAGAAAACTCTAAATTCTCtgacataaaattcaaattagtaactaaataaacaaaattaaaatacgtaaaattaaattaaaattaattcgtcATATCACAAACATTTGAATGAAATAAATATTacttctaaaaatctaaaaagaatATTTAGTCTCTACGTGTAACCCTACTATTAATATTTAGTCCCTAACCATCTAGAAAAGGACCTGGCGTCCCTTGACCATTAGAAAATAACAACACGATCCTTATCCATTCTCTAGTGTGACTGAAAGGACCCTCTTGTCGGTTTTCAGGTAAAAAATAACCGGAAGTACCGGTAAGAGGGTCCTTTTGGTCACACAGAGAGAATGGTTAAGGACcgcgttgttaatttccaatggtGAGGGGCGCCAGGTCAATTTCGTAAATGGTTAGGGACCGGAGAGGGGTTTTACTCTAAATAATAAGGAATGGATTAAAAAATTTTGCATTATGGAGGACCAAATGATTTTTACACATTTAATATGTCAAAAGCTATACATTTGCATCTCTTCTATAATTTATCTTGGAGCATCTTTCAAAGAGAAATTATATTAAGTGTTTGTTATTTGTGTGAATAAATATTTTAACTTCCAActcttcataaaaaaaaaaaaaaaaatagacattATGGTATTTCTTAGAAGGTATGTGTTTGTTATCagaaattgtaaagaaagtgGAACTGAGCATAATAACTATTTAGTTGCTTAGTTGATACTCCTAACTTGTAAGAGAAAGACATAACAAGAACAGATATCCTTAGCACatagcaacataagtaattaaaaacagaaaaagtaAGGAATCCGAACTCGAAATATATAACATTGCAGAACTTTTGACAAGTGAGAACATAATCAATACAGTGGTATGGGGAAAATTTATCAACTAATAAACAAGATAATATTATACATGATAAAGTAGAAGTTATTTATTATTGACGAATAGACTAACATGAATATTCTTTTGTTAATTGTCCTTCTGCCAAGAAATTATGAGAACTACAACTATCAATATTGATGGCTTAtttatttcttccttttcttgtttctACATGAAGATACGAAGGTGGCTACCATGCTTGTGGATTCTTCTGGATTGTCAAGCTTACCAGCACTGCTTTGAATATCATGTGGTTTCTTAAACTTCACACTAGTCTAATGATTAAGAAAGcaaaagtaagaaaataaaacaaacacaACATAAGAAgactaataaaaatacaaaaattattaccACAGCAAAGCCAATGTCTATTGCCAACAAATTATAACCTTATATTATTGCCATAATACCATGATCCATGTGCAACTTCATGCTCCTTAGTTTTATACAATATTTTTGCTATTTAACAATGTGTTGCTTCTTTCAAACAAGAATTAACAAATGGAGTTAGTGCAGAGCCAGCTAAGCACTCCTCTGATACCGAATTTTTTATAGTTACCTTGGCGATACCACGTGATTAAGAAAACCCCTCTATTGACTTCTTTTTTCACTTGATTAAGAAAACCGCTCTATTGACTTCACTGCACCCTGCAACCGTTGTTCTCTTACCTTTCTCTGCAAATCCATTCATTTTCTGTTGTTGTTGAGATCATATCATGGCTGGTGCACTTGTTGGTGGAGCTTTCCTCTCTGGCTTCATTAACGTTGTCTTTGACAGGCTCCTTACAAAAGATGCGGTCAACAAGGTGTTTGGCAAGAAGCTTGGTTCTGACTTGGTTCAAAGGCTGAAGACTGCTCTGTTGGGTGCTGAAGCTCTTGTTGCTGATGCTGAGATGAAGCAGTTTGGAAATCTCAATGTGAGGAAGTGGCTCGATAGTCTCCGGGATGCTGTTTACTGTGCTGAGGACTTGCTTGATGCTGTCCTCCTCAAAGCCACCACTCAAAAGAATGCAAGTTTTTCCTGGTGGTCCCCTAGCTTCTTCATCAACCAAGATAGAGATGACATGGTAGACAAGATTGAAGGGGTGGTTACAAGAATTGAGGATCTTGGAAAACAAAAAGATTTCCTTGGTCTTGAAAAGATTCTCACTGGTAGCTCATCATGGAGGACTCCATCCAGTTCTCTTGTAAAAGGGAGTGTGTATGGCAGGGAGGATGACAAGAAGGCCTTAATCAAGATGCTGAATGACAACAATGAGCATCACTTGTCTGTGATTGCTATTGTTGGCATAGGTGGGGTTGGTAAAACAACTTTAGCCCAATGGCTGTACAACAACGAGGAGTTTATGAAGGGATTTGATCTGAAAGCATGGGTTTGCGTTTCAGAGAAGTTTGAAGTTGTTGAGACTACAAGGAATGTCATAAAGCAGATCCATGGAGGTACATGCAGTCTCGATGATTTCAATTCACTTCACAATGCTTTGAAAGAAGAATTGTCCAATAAGAAGTTCTTTATTGTTCTTGATGATGTTTGGAGTGATGATGGTGACAAATGGAGTAATTTTATGACCCCTTTCCAACAAAATGGGAATAAGGGAAGTATTGTTCTTCTGACTACTCGGGAGGAAAATGTTGCTTCCGCAGTTCAAAATTGTCAGCCTTATTTTCTCTGGGAGTTGTCGGAGGACTATTGTTGGTCAGTGTTTGCAGAAAATGCATCTTTTCCACAGTCAAATGGGAGAGCAGCACTTGAAGAAATAGGTAGAAAGATTGTCAAGAAGTGTGATGGCTTGCCGTTAGCTGCAGAAACACTTGGTCGCTTGTTACGTACAAAGCATGATGTTGAGGAATGGAACAAGATACTAATGAGTCATATTTGGGGATTTTCTTTGGAGAAGAGTAAGATTATTCCAGCATTACTGATAAGTTACTTCCATCTGTCTCCACATTTAAAGCGTTGTTTTGTTTACTGTGCTTTATTTCCCAAGGATTATAAATTTGAGAAAGATAAATTAATCCTTTTGTGGATCGCAGAAGATCTTTTACCACCAccaaagagaggagagagtttAGAAGAAGTTGGTTGTGAATGTTTTGATGAACTAACTTCCAGATTATTTTTCACGAAGATTAAAGACGGTAATGATTATTTTGTGATGCATGATCTCTTGCATGATTTATCAATATTCCTTGCTGGAGATTTCTATTGCAACTCAGAAGAACTTGGTGAAGAGGAGGAGATAAGGATTCAGACTCGGCATTTGTTTGTAGATTTAAGTCGTTGTAGCTCAAAACTTTATAATTCTATTTCTAAAGTAGAATCTTTGAGAACATTATTATTGTATGGCGGTTTCTCATCTCCCAACTGCAACATTGAAGCGGCAACATGTGAGATATTATCAAAGTGTACATACTTGAGAGTTTTATCCCTTACAAAATTTGATCTGGTGCCTAATTCAATTGGAAAATTAATCCATCTGCGCCACTTAGATTTGTCTTACACTGGTATAAAGACATTATCCAAGTCGTTGTGCAACTTGTCTAATTTGCAAACCTTGAAGTTGTATCATTGTCGTAAGCTAACTACGCTGCCTAGTGGTTTGCATAATCTTGTTAGTTTGCGGCATCTTGATATTAGAGAAACTTCCTTGAAAGAAATGCCCAGAAAAATGAGCAAATTGAAGCAGTTGCACGTTTTAAGTTCCTTTGTCGTTGGCAAGCAAGAAGACAACGGAATCGAGGAGTTAGGAGGGCTGGCAAATCTTCATGGATGCCTTGAGATTAA is drawn from Arachis hypogaea cultivar Tifrunner chromosome 12, arahy.Tifrunner.gnm2.J5K5, whole genome shotgun sequence and contains these coding sequences:
- the LOC112726346 gene encoding putative disease resistance RPP13-like protein 1, with the protein product MAGALVGGAFLSGFINVVFDRLLTKDAVNKVFGKKLGSDLVQRLKTALLGAEALVADAEMKQFGNLNVRKWLDSLRDAVYCAEDLLDAVLLKATTQKNASFSWWSPSFFINQDRDDMVDKIEGVVTRIEDLGKQKDFLGLEKILTGSSSWRTPSSSLVKGSVYGREDDKKALIKMLNDNNEHHLSVIAIVGIGGVGKTTLAQWLYNNEEFMKGFDLKAWVCVSEKFEVVETTRNVIKQIHGGTCSLDDFNSLHNALKEELSNKKFFIVLDDVWSDDGDKWSNFMTPFQQNGNKGSIVLLTTREENVASAVQNCQPYFLWELSEDYCWSVFAENASFPQSNGRAALEEIGRKIVKKCDGLPLAAETLGRLLRTKHDVEEWNKILMSHIWGFSLEKSKIIPALLISYFHLSPHLKRCFVYCALFPKDYKFEKDKLILLWIAEDLLPPPKRGESLEEVGCECFDELTSRLFFTKIKDGNDYFVMHDLLHDLSIFLAGDFYCNSEELGEEEEIRIQTRHLFVDLSRCSSKLYNSISKVESLRTLLLYGGFSSPNCNIEAATCEILSKCTYLRVLSLTKFDLVPNSIGKLIHLRHLDLSYTGIKTLSKSLCNLSNLQTLKLYHCRKLTTLPSGLHNLVSLRHLDIRETSLKEMPRKMSKLKQLHVLSSFVVGKQEDNGIEELGGLANLHGCLEIKKLENIVDVQEAKRAKIMDKKHIDELCLEWLPSKDLVSSKQKETDILHNLQPQNGLKELKIKGYKGTIFPDWLGSCSYEKMTRVSLKSCKNCWMLPSLGQLPSLKSLSIEGFEQLRCIGEEFYKNEGDHHSSHIAPFPTLETLVFDKMPCWEVWHVSESETFPQLRMLEIRRCPMLKEEMLNQVFFGIVSSLSDVSKVRKLRIGDHFIERHTEAMFLDGDTLRIRGSKSVMESAWKAMISINHLSYLQEIRIWRCRKLEFPQLQQHKYDLVELQILDSCDSLTSLSLDAFPNLKNLQISWCRNLESVTMSEAPHAALQRLSIRGCDKLVSFAGEGLAAPNLTHLNVSRCSKLEALPRDMKSLLPSLHTLKIYGCPNICRLPEGDLPPNLKSLGVGGCEEQLRDLSWMANLHALTHLIIRGSGCDNVKSYPEVGSLPHLPSLTTLCIEYFDNLETLECNELLHLTSLQQLHISFCIKLENMEGEKLPPSLLLLQLTRCGLLGEHSKNKHQLIWSKISHIRTIHVKNGF